A portion of the Gottschalkia purinilytica genome contains these proteins:
- the abc-f gene encoding ribosomal protection-like ABC-F family protein has product MISINHITKYINEKKIIDDVSFNIYEGDKTGLIGINGVGKSTLLNMIIGKDSYYSGSIRVKGQIGYLPQDLSSDKEKTVEEFLEKYTNDKGISTILKNLNIKSKYNQQLKSLSGGEKTRVYLAKAILSKANILILDEPTNHLDSDGIQWLSEFISKFHGCVLIVSHDRYFLDQTVTNILELDEGNIKEYKGNYSNYKRTKDKELEKQAIEYEKYKKERKRLEIAARKQMERANKYNNMSQNDFYRGKAATIAKKSKAIASRIEKLDKVEKPKEVTGLNISFDNQKNKVGNILIKGENIKKTYNDLLFKNVNFEITRGKRIGIIGKNGVGKTTLLKGIIGSEELEGNLYISPSTKMGYFSQELKNLNENLSILDEMRKHCSNQSYIRTLLGCMLFKGEDIFKKIGDLSFGERVRVAFLKLVLEGNNLLVLDEPTNFLDITSREKIEEILIDYEGAILFVSHDQYFVEKMAEEIWEIEDNKLNRYLGDYEYYLSKKIDRNENQNLKKEQILNLEMELSSISFKLNLCKEEEKEELEKRYFEISKKLNQLKR; this is encoded by the coding sequence ATGATAAGTATTAATCATATTACAAAATATATTAATGAGAAAAAGATTATAGATGATGTGTCATTTAACATATATGAAGGTGATAAGACTGGATTGATAGGAATAAATGGAGTTGGAAAAAGTACGCTCTTAAATATGATAATAGGTAAAGATTCATATTATAGTGGAAGTATAAGGGTAAAAGGACAAATAGGATATTTACCGCAGGATTTGTCTAGTGATAAAGAAAAAACAGTAGAAGAATTTCTTGAGAAATATACTAATGATAAAGGAATATCTACAATATTGAAAAACTTAAATATTAAAAGTAAGTATAATCAACAATTAAAATCTTTAAGTGGAGGGGAAAAGACGAGAGTATATTTAGCCAAAGCTATTCTCTCTAAAGCTAATATATTAATACTTGATGAACCAACTAATCATTTAGATAGTGATGGTATACAGTGGCTTAGCGAATTTATATCAAAGTTTCATGGATGTGTTCTTATAGTTAGTCATGATAGGTATTTCTTAGATCAAACAGTTACGAATATATTAGAGTTAGACGAAGGAAATATAAAGGAATACAAAGGTAATTATTCTAATTATAAGAGAACTAAGGATAAAGAACTTGAAAAACAAGCTATAGAGTATGAAAAATATAAAAAAGAAAGAAAAAGATTAGAAATAGCGGCTAGAAAGCAAATGGAAAGGGCTAATAAATATAATAATATGTCTCAGAATGATTTTTATAGAGGAAAAGCTGCTACTATAGCAAAGAAGTCTAAAGCCATAGCATCAAGAATAGAAAAGTTAGATAAAGTAGAAAAGCCAAAAGAAGTAACAGGGTTAAATATATCATTTGACAATCAAAAAAATAAAGTAGGAAATATATTAATAAAAGGTGAGAATATTAAAAAGACATATAATGATCTACTATTTAAAAATGTTAATTTTGAAATAACTAGAGGAAAAAGGATAGGGATTATTGGTAAAAATGGAGTAGGTAAAACAACTCTTCTAAAGGGTATTATAGGAAGTGAGGAGCTGGAAGGCAATTTATATATTTCCCCTAGCACTAAAATGGGATACTTTTCTCAAGAACTAAAAAACTTAAATGAAAATTTATCAATATTAGATGAAATGAGGAAACATTGTAGCAATCAGAGTTATATAAGGACTCTTTTAGGGTGTATGCTTTTTAAAGGAGAAGATATATTTAAGAAAATAGGAGATCTGAGTTTTGGGGAAAGGGTAAGAGTAGCTTTTTTAAAGCTTGTTTTAGAGGGAAATAATCTTTTAGTATTAGATGAACCTACGAACTTTTTAGATATTACTTCCAGAGAAAAGATTGAAGAAATTCTCATAGACTATGAGGGTGCTATTTTATTTGTTTCACATGATCAGTATTTTGTAGAAAAAATGGCAGAAGAAATATGGGAGATAGAAGACAATAAGCTTAATAGGTATTTAGGGGATTATGAATACTACCTAAGTAAAAAAATAGATAGAAATGAAAATCAAAATTTAAAAAAAGAGCAAATATTAAACTTAGAGATGGAGCTTTCCAGCATATCTTTTAAACTTAATTTGTGTAAGGAAGAAGAAAAGGAAGAACTAGAAAAAAGATATTTTGAAATATCAAAGAAATTAAATCAATTAAAAAGATAA
- a CDS encoding CPBP family intramembrane glutamic endopeptidase codes for MEEVFRSIKLRRMVGVYILINIAVAIISTFPYFKKYKILDFSFWNLIINILLFIWICSKIIKNKVKLMPLIKNFKSNLKWKEIITILSSNMILSMGFSFVILYLVFLLAPNSIEGLLNDQSFYDEKSLSSIMFASISGTFIAPIIEEFMFRGVMLNRLSIRWSVASSIIASSILFGILHNSLGAIGAIVFGIMVSLIYLKYKNILIVMFIHFLNNLIVFSFEIITYFMKDQSRSADITNPEEFKSLGIMGIAIILISGFFTIRYIIKNWPKKIDTFRI; via the coding sequence ATGGAGGAAGTTTTTAGGAGCATAAAGCTAAGAAGAATGGTAGGAGTATATATTCTAATAAATATAGCAGTGGCGATAATTTCTACTTTTCCTTATTTTAAAAAATATAAAATATTAGATTTTAGTTTTTGGAATTTAATTATTAATATTTTACTTTTTATTTGGATATGTTCTAAAATAATAAAAAATAAGGTTAAATTAATGCCGTTAATAAAAAATTTTAAGAGTAATTTAAAGTGGAAAGAAATAATAACTATTCTTAGTTCAAATATGATATTGTCTATGGGATTTTCTTTTGTAATACTATATTTGGTCTTTCTATTAGCACCTAATAGTATAGAAGGTCTTTTAAATGATCAGTCATTTTATGACGAAAAAAGCCTAAGCTCAATAATGTTTGCATCTATATCTGGAACATTTATAGCTCCAATAATTGAAGAGTTTATGTTTAGAGGAGTTATGTTAAATAGATTAAGTATAAGATGGAGTGTAGCTAGTTCAATAATAGCTTCATCCATATTGTTTGGAATACTTCATAATTCATTAGGAGCTATTGGAGCAATTGTATTTGGAATAATGGTTTCTTTAATATATTTAAAATATAAAAATATATTGATTGTAATGTTTATACATTTTTTAAATAATCTAATAGTATTTTCTTTTGAGATAATAACATATTTTATGAAGGATCAATCTAGGAGTGCAGATATTACAAATCCTGAGGAATTTAAGTCATTAGGAATTATGGGTATAGCAATAATTCTCATATCAGGATTTTTTACAATTAGATATATTATTAAGAATTGGCCTAAAAAAATTGATACATTTCGTATATAA
- a CDS encoding tubby C-terminal domain-like protein codes for MTSAVGTSVEKYTIKFPVLFLTNFQKKVPIYDEDKKVVGYVERFYHKLKHKILSYYFFMDKLYINVQALDKELNKIMDLVLDNTTDVKENNRWNLTIYDDKEEHKYVFRDKSQRIDPNRYFEYENKKTPIKIVNDSAAVQPYFYGRYNHLLAKCIHDGFSRYVEIEVYEPDYISVYEVATVWFLLGSCLRA; via the coding sequence ATGACATCAGCAGTAGGTACTTCTGTGGAGAAGTATACAATTAAATTCCCAGTTTTATTTTTAACTAATTTCCAAAAAAAGGTCCCTATATATGATGAAGACAAGAAGGTAGTTGGATATGTAGAACGATTTTATCATAAATTAAAACATAAAATTTTATCTTATTATTTTTTTATGGATAAGCTTTATATAAATGTTCAGGCTCTAGATAAGGAATTAAACAAAATAATGGATTTAGTTTTAGATAACACTACAGATGTAAAAGAAAATAACAGATGGAATCTAACTATTTATGATGATAAGGAGGAGCATAAGTACGTTTTTAGAGATAAGTCTCAAAGAATAGATCCTAATAGATATTTTGAATATGAAAATAAAAAAACACCAATTAAAATAGTAAATGATAGTGCAGCAGTACAACCTTACTTTTATGGAAGATATAATCATCTTCTTGCAAAATGTATACATGATGGCTTCAGTAGGTATGTAGAAATAGAAGTATATGAACCAGACTATATAAGTGTGTATGAAGTAGCTACAGTATGGTTCTTACTTGGATCATGTTTAAGAGCTTAA
- a CDS encoding ABC-F family ATP-binding cassette domain-containing protein has product MSILNVENLSFGFGDKVLLRNASFRMVKGEHAGLVGANGAGKTTLFNILTGKLIPDEGRVYRQPSINIGYLDQLSGLEKGYTIRETLKSAFDELFQIEKEMLEVADKLSNVNGSESEKLLNRFGRLQDILYASDFYRIDSLVDNTANGLGLDILGMDTSVDKLSGGQRTKVKLAKLLLRSPDILFLDEPTNYLDKEHIEWLSNYLKDYPKNFMVISHDTEFLNNITNVIYNIEFANLKRYPGNYNEFLKLKDSESKRYIEQYNKQQQEIARLEDFISKNIVRASTSKRAKSRRKQLDKIERLEKPKTLSKPSFSFLQSRESGKLIFKSSGMDIGYNYPIISNLNLNLMKGEKIAITGCNGIGKSTLLKTILGIIPSLKGKVELGDYLYPIYFEQESATSNNTPVEEIWNEFPQKSQKEIREALAKCGLSQKHVLQKMSTLSGGEQAKVRICKLMMKPSNWIIFDEPTNHLDVDAKSALKEALINYDGTILLVCHEKEFYQDWITGLWNIEEHIISSL; this is encoded by the coding sequence ATGAGTATTTTAAATGTTGAAAATCTAAGTTTTGGATTTGGAGATAAAGTATTATTAAGAAATGCATCTTTTCGTATGGTGAAAGGAGAACATGCAGGACTTGTAGGAGCTAATGGTGCAGGAAAAACCACACTTTTCAATATTTTGACAGGTAAACTTATTCCTGATGAAGGAAGAGTATATCGGCAGCCATCTATTAACATAGGATATCTTGATCAGCTTTCAGGACTTGAAAAGGGCTATACTATTAGAGAAACTCTTAAGTCTGCATTTGATGAACTTTTTCAAATAGAAAAAGAAATGCTAGAAGTAGCTGATAAACTTTCTAATGTCAATGGTAGTGAAAGTGAAAAACTTTTAAATAGATTTGGAAGACTTCAAGATATTTTATATGCAAGTGATTTTTATAGAATAGATAGTCTTGTAGATAATACGGCTAATGGACTTGGTTTAGATATACTAGGGATGGATACTTCTGTTGATAAGTTAAGTGGTGGTCAAAGGACTAAGGTAAAGCTTGCAAAGCTTCTTCTTAGAAGTCCTGATATTTTATTTTTAGATGAACCTACTAACTATTTGGATAAAGAACACATAGAGTGGTTATCCAACTATTTAAAGGATTATCCTAAAAATTTTATGGTTATATCTCATGATACAGAATTTCTAAATAATATAACAAATGTAATTTATAATATTGAATTTGCTAATTTGAAACGATATCCTGGAAACTATAATGAATTTTTAAAGCTTAAAGATAGTGAATCTAAAAGGTATATTGAGCAGTACAATAAACAACAACAAGAAATTGCACGTCTAGAAGATTTCATAAGTAAGAATATTGTGAGAGCTTCCACGAGTAAAAGAGCTAAAAGTAGAAGGAAACAGCTGGATAAAATAGAGAGACTTGAAAAGCCAAAAACACTTTCAAAACCTTCATTTTCATTTTTGCAATCTAGAGAGTCAGGAAAGCTTATATTTAAAAGTTCAGGCATGGATATAGGATATAACTATCCTATAATAAGCAATCTAAACTTGAATCTTATGAAAGGAGAAAAAATTGCTATTACAGGTTGTAATGGTATTGGAAAATCGACTTTATTGAAAACTATTCTAGGTATTATTCCTTCACTAAAAGGAAAAGTTGAGCTGGGGGATTACCTTTATCCGATATATTTTGAACAAGAATCAGCTACAAGTAATAATACTCCTGTTGAAGAAATATGGAATGAATTTCCTCAAAAAAGCCAGAAAGAAATAAGAGAGGCTCTTGCAAAATGTGGACTTAGTCAGAAACACGTCCTTCAAAAGATGTCCACATTAAGTGGGGGAGAGCAAGCTAAAGTGAGAATATGTAAGCTCATGATGAAACCAAGTAACTGGATTATTTTCGATGAACCTACAAATCATCTAGATGTAGATGCAAAATCAGCCTTAAAAGAAGCACTTATAAATTATGATGGAACGATACTTCTTGTTTGCCATGAGAAAGAATTTTATCAAGATTGGATAACAGGATTATGGAATATAGAAGAACATATTATTAGCTCACTATAA
- the cls gene encoding cardiolipin synthase translates to MMSSIIGQYSFTNVFGGLMILSIITSGLIIFLENRDPSRTLAWLLLIYIQPIIGIIIYLIFGQNIRKNKIRRIDKVYKEYLEISKTKDIGIKIRNEIKNQLKLLKENKSLIDGFYHSEVSRKIMKINLNTSFAPITLKNDLTLFHEGISKFESLIKDIENAKRSINIEYFIIKKGEIGERLKNALIKKAKENVRVRVLYDEGGCWRLVLLHQKYFRDMIKAGIEVKPFLPSRLPFMARKLNYRNHRKIAVIDGNIGYVGGINVGDEYCHKSPRFGFWRDTHMRIYGKASEGLNTIFITDWYIATGEVITEREVDLDINDIKGTIPIQIISSGPDTKWESIKQAFFTAITNAKKCVYIYTPYFVPDEAMLSALKNAILSGVDVKIMFPSISDHRIVHKASYTYFEDILRSGGKIYLYKKGFLHSKTVIVDDDMASVGTTNMDVRSFNINFEVNGFIYDTRTVDELKVQYLKDLQDCVEFTYQDYKDRSILEKIQGSAARLFSPIL, encoded by the coding sequence ATGATGAGTTCTATTATAGGTCAATATAGCTTCACGAATGTATTTGGTGGACTTATGATTTTATCAATAATTACGTCTGGACTAATTATATTCTTAGAGAACAGAGATCCATCTAGAACATTAGCGTGGCTTTTATTAATATATATCCAACCAATAATAGGTATAATTATATATCTTATATTTGGACAAAACATTAGAAAAAATAAAATTAGAAGGATAGATAAAGTATATAAAGAGTATTTAGAAATTTCTAAAACAAAAGATATAGGGATAAAGATTAGAAATGAAATAAAAAATCAATTAAAGTTATTGAAAGAGAATAAAAGTTTAATAGACGGTTTTTATCATAGTGAAGTTAGTAGAAAGATTATGAAGATTAACTTAAATACATCTTTTGCCCCTATAACTTTAAAGAATGATTTAACATTATTTCATGAAGGAATAAGTAAATTCGAAAGTTTAATTAAAGATATAGAAAATGCAAAGAGATCTATAAATATAGAATATTTTATAATAAAAAAAGGTGAGATAGGAGAAAGATTAAAAAATGCTTTAATAAAAAAAGCTAAAGAAAATGTAAGAGTAAGGGTGCTTTATGATGAAGGAGGATGTTGGAGATTAGTTCTACTACATCAGAAATATTTCAGAGATATGATAAAAGCAGGAATTGAAGTAAAGCCATTTTTACCCTCAAGATTACCTTTTATGGCGAGAAAACTTAACTATAGAAATCACAGAAAAATAGCTGTAATAGATGGCAACATAGGATATGTTGGTGGTATAAACGTAGGAGATGAATATTGTCATAAGAGTCCTAGATTTGGTTTCTGGAGAGATACACATATGAGGATATATGGTAAAGCATCCGAAGGACTTAATACTATATTTATTACAGACTGGTATATTGCTACAGGAGAAGTTATAACGGAAAGGGAAGTAGACTTAGACATAAACGATATAAAGGGAACAATACCAATCCAAATAATATCAAGTGGACCAGATACGAAATGGGAAAGTATAAAACAAGCATTTTTTACGGCTATAACTAATGCTAAAAAATGTGTGTATATATACACACCTTATTTTGTACCAGATGAAGCTATGCTTTCAGCTTTAAAAAATGCAATACTTTCTGGTGTAGATGTAAAAATAATGTTTCCTTCAATATCTGATCATAGAATAGTTCATAAAGCCTCATATACTTATTTTGAAGATATATTAAGATCAGGTGGAAAAATTTATTTATATAAAAAAGGCTTTTTACATTCTAAAACTGTGATTGTAGACGATGATATGGCATCTGTTGGAACTACTAATATGGATGTAAGAAGTTTTAACATTAACTTTGAAGTTAATGGATTTATATATGATACTAGAACTGTAGATGAACTTAAAGTACAGTATTTAAAAGATCTTCAAGACTGTGTAGAATTTACTTATCAAGACTATAAAGATAGATCAATATTGGAAAAAATTCAAGGTTCAGCTGCTAGGCTATTTTCACCTATACTATAG
- the ribD gene encoding bifunctional diaminohydroxyphosphoribosylaminopyrimidine deaminase/5-amino-6-(5-phosphoribosylamino)uracil reductase RibD translates to MDNIYMKKAIELAKKGIGYVNPNPLVGAVIVKDNRIIGEGYHKIYGDYHAEINALTSATENVRGSTMYVNLEPCSHYGKTPPCVNTIIKSGIKKVVIGMKDPNPLVSGKGINVLKNNEIEVTTGIMEEECKKLNEIFLKYITTKTPFCILKSAMTLDGKIATYTGDSKWITNSISRNYVHELRHKVSGIMVGIETILKDNPFLNTRLNNKQGTDPVRIVIDTKGRIPLDSNVLNIKSSAKTIIATTTLIPKDKLKLLENIGCEVIIAPLKNNRVDLNYLMKALGDKKIDSVLLEGGGELNFSALEENIVDKVNMFIAPKIIGGSSSKTPVGGFGVNLIKDSFNLYNTKVHTFESDVMIEGYLKKEG, encoded by the coding sequence ATGGATAATATATACATGAAAAAGGCTATAGAGTTAGCAAAAAAAGGTATAGGATATGTTAATCCTAATCCTTTAGTAGGTGCTGTTATTGTTAAAGACAATAGAATTATAGGTGAAGGATATCACAAGATCTATGGAGATTATCATGCTGAAATAAATGCATTAACAAGTGCTACAGAAAATGTTCGTGGTTCAACTATGTATGTCAATCTTGAGCCTTGTTCTCACTATGGTAAAACTCCACCTTGTGTAAATACGATTATTAAAAGCGGTATAAAAAAAGTAGTAATAGGTATGAAAGATCCAAATCCTTTGGTATCTGGAAAAGGTATAAATGTTCTTAAGAATAATGAGATAGAAGTAACCACAGGCATTATGGAAGAAGAGTGTAAAAAACTAAATGAAATATTCTTAAAATATATAACTACAAAAACTCCCTTTTGTATATTAAAATCTGCTATGACTTTAGATGGAAAAATTGCCACCTATACTGGAGATTCAAAATGGATAACAAATAGTATTTCTAGAAATTATGTTCATGAATTGAGGCATAAGGTCTCTGGAATCATGGTTGGTATTGAAACCATTTTAAAAGATAATCCCTTTTTAAATACAAGACTTAATAACAAACAAGGTACCGATCCAGTAAGAATAGTTATTGATACTAAAGGAAGAATTCCCCTAGATTCAAATGTACTTAATATTAAATCTAGTGCCAAAACTATTATAGCAACTACAACTCTTATTCCTAAAGACAAGTTAAAACTCCTTGAAAATATTGGATGTGAGGTCATTATAGCACCACTAAAAAATAATCGTGTTGATTTAAACTACCTTATGAAGGCCTTAGGTGATAAGAAAATTGATAGTGTTTTATTAGAAGGTGGTGGTGAATTAAACTTCAGTGCATTAGAAGAAAATATAGTTGATAAAGTCAATATGTTTATTGCTCCTAAAATTATAGGAGGATCAAGTTCTAAAACTCCTGTAGGTGGCTTTGGTGTAAATCTTATTAAAGATTCATTCAATCTATATAACACTAAAGTGCATACATTTGAAAGTGATGTCATGATAGAAGGTTATCTGAAAAAGGAGGGGTAA
- a CDS encoding riboflavin synthase encodes MFTGLVEEVGTIQSIISNSKSSKIIIKAKKILEDIKLGDSISTNGVCLTVVDFSNSTLSVDVMPESMRRSNLKHLSIGTKVNLERALKLSDRLGGHLVSGHIDGTGIISGYEIESNAIWLTISAPYNLLKYVVEKGSIAIDGISLTVAYVDKNVFKVSIIPHTKEITTLINRKIGDEVNLECDMIGKYVEKLLGIKHQSSDNENINFEFLNRYGFI; translated from the coding sequence ATGTTTACAGGACTTGTAGAAGAAGTCGGTACTATACAATCTATAATCAGTAACTCTAAGTCTTCGAAAATTATAATAAAAGCAAAAAAAATACTTGAAGATATTAAACTAGGAGACAGTATAAGCACTAATGGGGTGTGTTTAACAGTAGTGGACTTTAGCAATAGTACGCTTTCTGTAGATGTCATGCCTGAAAGTATGAGAAGAAGTAATTTAAAGCACTTATCTATTGGAACTAAAGTCAACTTAGAAAGAGCCTTAAAACTTAGTGACAGACTAGGTGGGCATTTAGTCAGTGGACATATTGACGGAACTGGAATCATATCAGGATATGAAATTGAAAGTAATGCAATATGGCTTACTATAAGTGCTCCTTATAATTTATTAAAATATGTTGTTGAAAAAGGTTCTATAGCTATTGATGGTATTAGTCTAACTGTAGCTTATGTAGATAAAAATGTATTTAAAGTATCTATAATACCTCATACCAAAGAAATAACTACTTTAATTAATAGAAAAATAGGTGATGAAGTTAACTTAGAATGTGACATGATTGGAAAATATGTTGAAAAACTACTAGGTATTAAACATCAATCAAGTGATAACGAGAATATTAACTTTGAATTTCTAAATAGATATGGATTTATCTAA
- a CDS encoding bifunctional 3,4-dihydroxy-2-butanone-4-phosphate synthase/GTP cyclohydrolase II, which yields MYKFNTIEEAIEDIKQGKMVVVIDDEDRENEGDLVMSAEKVTPEAINFMAKYGRGLICMPIIKERLEELNIQPMVYKNTDSHHTAFTVSIDAINTTTGISAHERATTILKVLDPNSNKNDFKKPGHIFPLEAKKGGVLERAGHTEAAIDLVKLSGLYPSGVICEIMNEDGSMARVPDLMKYVNKHNLKIITIADLISYRRKREMLVKKVATSNLPTRYGNFKMIGYENTLNEEHHVALVKGNISSNSPVLVRIHSECLTGDAFGSLRCDCGEQFDSAMQKIANEGTGVLIYMRQEGRGIGLINKIKAYSLQDKGMDTVEANLALGFPEDMRDYSVSAQILNNLGINKIKLMTNNPRKISGLSDYGIEIVSRIPIQTNHNERNEYYLKTKKEKMGHILDFEEAK from the coding sequence ATGTATAAGTTTAATACTATTGAAGAAGCAATAGAAGATATTAAACAAGGAAAAATGGTAGTAGTTATTGATGATGAAGATAGAGAAAATGAAGGAGACTTAGTTATGTCTGCTGAGAAAGTTACTCCAGAAGCTATAAATTTCATGGCTAAATACGGTAGGGGACTTATATGTATGCCTATTATAAAAGAGAGATTAGAAGAGCTTAATATACAACCAATGGTATATAAAAATACTGACTCACATCATACAGCTTTTACCGTATCTATTGACGCTATAAACACAACTACTGGTATATCTGCTCATGAGAGAGCTACTACTATTTTAAAAGTTCTCGATCCAAACTCTAATAAAAATGACTTTAAAAAGCCTGGTCATATATTTCCTTTAGAAGCTAAAAAAGGTGGTGTCTTAGAAAGAGCCGGGCATACAGAAGCAGCTATTGATTTGGTGAAACTATCTGGTCTTTATCCCTCTGGCGTTATATGTGAGATTATGAATGAAGATGGATCTATGGCTAGAGTTCCAGACCTAATGAAATATGTTAATAAACATAATTTAAAAATTATTACTATAGCTGATTTAATATCGTATAGAAGAAAAAGAGAAATGCTTGTAAAAAAAGTAGCAACATCCAATCTACCTACAAGATATGGGAACTTCAAAATGATCGGTTATGAAAATACTCTAAATGAAGAACACCATGTTGCTTTAGTAAAAGGTAATATATCCAGTAATAGTCCTGTATTAGTAAGAATTCATTCCGAATGTCTTACTGGTGACGCTTTTGGTTCTTTAAGATGTGATTGTGGTGAACAGTTTGACTCTGCTATGCAAAAAATTGCAAATGAAGGTACAGGAGTTTTAATATACATGCGCCAAGAAGGAAGAGGCATAGGATTAATAAATAAAATAAAAGCTTATTCCCTTCAAGACAAAGGAATGGATACTGTAGAGGCTAATTTAGCTTTAGGATTTCCTGAAGATATGAGGGACTATAGTGTAAGTGCTCAAATATTAAATAATCTTGGGATTAATAAAATCAAACTAATGACTAACAACCCTAGAAAAATTAGCGGTCTCTCTGACTATGGTATAGAAATTGTTAGTAGAATTCCTATCCAAACGAATCATAATGAGAGAAATGAATATTATCTAAAAACAAAAAAAGAAAAAATGGGACATATATTAGATTTTGAGGAGGCAAAATAG
- the ribE gene encoding 6,7-dimethyl-8-ribityllumazine synthase, with protein MKVFEGKLIAKDLKFGIVIGRFNEFISSKLLSGAIDALTRHGVDQENIEISWVPGAFEIPLVSKKMIKSNKYDGIICLGAIIRGSTPHFDYVSSEVSKGIASVSLETEKPIIFGVLTTDTIEQAIERAGTKSGNKGFEAAVTAIEMANLLKQF; from the coding sequence ATGAAAGTATTTGAAGGTAAATTAATTGCTAAAGATTTAAAATTTGGAATAGTAATTGGAAGATTCAATGAGTTCATAAGTAGCAAGTTACTATCGGGAGCCATTGATGCTTTAACTCGCCACGGTGTAGATCAAGAAAACATAGAAATTTCATGGGTTCCTGGAGCTTTCGAAATACCTCTTGTTTCTAAAAAAATGATAAAATCAAATAAGTATGATGGTATCATATGTCTAGGAGCTATTATTAGAGGTTCTACTCCTCATTTTGACTATGTTTCAAGTGAAGTATCAAAAGGAATTGCTAGTGTATCTTTAGAAACTGAAAAACCTATAATTTTTGGAGTCTTAACTACTGATACTATAGAGCAAGCTATAGAAAGAGCAGGTACAAAGTCTGGAAACAAAGGATTTGAAGCTGCTGTTACTGCAATAGAAATGGCAAATCTACTAAAACAATTTTAA